The genomic segment GCCCATCTTCTTCGCGGCGTCAGTCTCACGGAATTACTGCTGTACTGGGGCGGTGATGAGCGTGGCAGCGCCTGGCAGAATTGCCCGGAAGACTTGCCGATCTCGGTGCCCATTGCCACCCAGTGTTGCCACGCCGTGGGCGTGGCGGCGGCGATGAAGATTCGCGATGAGAATCGGGCCGTGGTCTGTTGCATCGGTGATGGTGGTACCTCTAAGGGTGATTTTCTGGAGAGTATCAATCTGGCCGGCGCCTGGCATTTACCCGTTGTATTTGTGGTGATCAACAACCAATGGGCGATTTCCACGCCGCGCAGCCTGCAAAGCGGCGCGGAAACCATAGCGCAGAAAGCCATCAGCGCCGGATTGCCGGGCCATATTGTGGACGGCAACGACTATTTCGCTACGGTTGAGGCGCTGGACACCGCCCTGGACCGCGCCCACGGCGGCAAAGGCGCGACGGTGATTGAAGCCGTCACCTATCGCCTGGGCGACCACACCACCGCCGACGATGCCACCCGCTACCGAACCGCCGAAGATCTCAAGCGCGCCTGGGAGAAAGATGGCATCAAACGCCTGCAGAACTGGTTGCATGACAACGGCCATTGGAGCCCGGATAAAGAAAAATCCCTGCAGGCGGAATGCAAGCAAACCGTTGAACGGGCCGTTGAGAAGTACCTGGCCATGGAGGCCGAGCCACCCACCGCCATGCTGGATTACCTGTTTGAAACCCTCCCCGCTGCGCTGCAGCCCCAGCGCGAACAGATCGCCAGCAAATACCGGGGAGGTGACCTATGAGCCAGGCAAAGCGATCCATTGAAACCCGAGACGTGACCCTGGTGGAAGCCGTCAATATGGCCTTGCACCGGGCAATGGCAGACGATGCTAACGTGGTGGTGCTGGGCGAAGATATTGCCACCAATGGCGGCGTGTTCCGGGCCACTGTAGGCCTGAAAGAAGCCTTTGGCTTCAAGCGGGTGATGGATACACCCCTGGCGGAAAACCTGATTGCCGGTACGGCTATCGGTATGGCCACCCAGGGTTTGAGGCCGGTGGCGGAGTTTCAGTTTATGGGCTTTATCTACGCTGGCATGGAGCAGATTGTCAGCCACGCCGCGCGCATGCGTAATCGCACCCGCGGCCGCCTGCATTGCCCATTGGTGTTTCGGGCACCGTTCGGTGGCGGTATCCATGCGCCCGAGCATCATTCGGAAAGCACCGAAGCCCTGTTTGCCCACATACCCGGTCTGAGGGTGGTCATTCCCAGTTCCCCACAACGGGCGTATGGCCTTCTGCTGGCGGCCATCCGAAACCCGGACCCGGTAGTCTTCCTGGAGCCCAAGCGTATTTACCGGGCGGTAACCCAAAGCGTGGAGGACAACGGCGAGGCGCTACCGTTGGATACTTGTTTCACCCTACGTGAGGGCGATGACGTCACCCTCATCACCTGGGGCGCCTGTGTACAGGAAACCTTGCAGGCTGCCGACAAGCTGGCCGAGCAGGGCGTCAGCTGCGAGGTGATCGACGTTGCCACCGTCAGCCCTCTGGACCGGGAAACCCTGCTGTGCTCGGTGGCTAAAACCGGCCGTGCGGTGATCGTTCACGAAGCCTGCCGAAACGGCGGTGTCGGTGCCGAAGTAGCGGCCTCAATCGCCGAGGGCGCCTTTCTGGACCTCCAGGCCCCGGTGGTGCGAGTCACCGGTTACGACACCATCATGCCTTACTACCGAAACGAGCAGTATTACCTGCCGCAGGTAGAAGACATTGTTAAAGCCGTCGAACAGGTGATCGCGCTATGAAAAACTTCAAACTCCCAGACTTAGGCGAAGGCCTGCCCGAAGCCGAAATCGTCGAATGGCACATCAAAGTTGGCGATACCGTGGACGTTGACCAGGTACTGGTCAGCGTCGAAACCGCCAAGGCCATCGTTGAAGTGCCGTCCCCCCAGGCCGGCACCATCGCCAAACTCTATGGCGAACCCGGCGACATCATCCACACCGGCGAACCTCTGCTGGCTTTTGAAGGAGAGGGGGACGACACCGGTACCGTGGTGGGTGAGTTGAAGTCCTCCGGAAAAGGCGATGGTAACGGTGCGCAGCAAGACCAGTTTATCGTCGGCGCGGCACCTTCCAGTAAACGGGCCCGGGCCAATCGCGCCACTCCCGGTGTGCGGGCATTGGCAGAACGCCTGGGCGTTGGACTGGAGACCATCAAGGGCAGTGGCCCGGGTGGCCTTATTACCACAGATGATGTCCACAAACAGGCCAGCCACCAGAAACAGCTGGGCGACGCCGAACCCTTGCGAGGCACCCGTCGCACCATGGCCAAGAACATGGCGTTGTCTCACGCCCAGGTGGTGCCGGTATCTATCTTTGAGGACGTGGATATCGGTGACTGGAAAAAGGGCACCGACATCACCATGCGCCTGGTGCAGGCCATCGGCAAAGCCTGTGAAGCCGTGCCAGAGCTCAACTGCTGGTTTGATGGCGACAATCTGAGCCGGCAACTCCTGAACGAGGTGCATGTGGGCATCGCCGTGGACACCCCGGACGGCCTGTTTGTACCGGTGTTGCGGGACATCACTCATCGCAGCCAGAAAGACCTGCGCCAGGGCCTGGAGAACCTGCGCGAGGCAGTGGCCACCCGTAAGATACCGCCGAAAGAGATGCAGGGCGCCACCATTACCCTGTCGAATTTCGGAACCATGACCGGCCAGTACGCCAACCCCATTGTCAGCCCGCCACAAGTGGCCATCGTGGGGGCCGGGCGAATCCGGGACAAGGTTGTGCCATACAATGGCACTGCGACCATTCGTCGCATCCTGCCGTTGTCATTGACCTTCGACCACCGGGCGGCAACCGGCGGGGAAGCCTCGCGGTTTCTGGGGGCGATGGTCCAGGCCCTGAATAACGCATCGTGACCAGCCACCACGATTTGATGAAAACGGGCTAAAACACACTTGCCATCACGGCAAGTGATGGCAACACTTACTTCGAAAAGACTTCAAGACCACATAACAACAGAGTTAGTACCCATGAACCGTACACATTTATTCAGCGTCGGCCTCCTGTTCGCTGCCACGACACTGGCTGCTCCTGTCCTGGCTCACGATTACAGCCAGGGCGACATTCACATAGAACACCCCTGGAGCCGACCAACACCCCCCGGCACGCCCATGGGCGTGGGTTACATGGTTATCAGTAATCACGGTAATCAGGATGTCACCCTCACCAGTGCCCAATCACCCCGGGCGAGTAATGTGTCGATCCACGAAACCCACATGCACGACGGCGTGATGCGCATGAGCCCGGTCAAAGGCGGGCTGGTGATTCCCGCCGGGGAGACCGTTGAGTTGAAACCTCACAGCTACCATCTAATGCTGGAACAGCTCACCCAGCCCCTGGCGGAGGGTGAGCTCATCCCTGTAGAACTGGCTTTCGACGGTGCTGAGGGCATGGCCGTAGAGCTGGAGGTGCATCCCCTGGACGGCAAAGAAAAGGCAATGGACCATTCCGGGATGCATCATCACTGACTTTACGCCACGCTCTCGGTAAATGATGTCTGCCTCTGTCTGCGGTGACCTGGTGGTTACTGTTCTGCGTTGAATCAGGTTTCCAGATTCGGCTCAAACAACTGAATAAACCGGGTAAAGCCAATCCGCCCCCCTTGGACATACTCGAAATCCGACAGAATGGCCAAGGCCGGGTTGCGGATGCCGGCAAGCATTCGCTTGAAGTCGAGGCTGTCAATCCGCACATGGATGCTGGCATCTTCCGAGGCGCCCTTCCGGAGTTCTGATGCGCCACCTCTCACCGTGAGCGTGAAGCTTTGCTCCAGGTCGGGAAACTCAAACACGACGGATTGATAGATGTCCCACGCGGCGTCACCTTCCAGGTTGACACTCATACCGTCGAAAAAGGCCCTGATGGGAATACCTTCGAGCATTGTATCGTTGGGAGTTACCGCCATCAGGGGCAGGGTGATGTTGCCCGCCAGTTCGGCAGCGGAGGTCAGGTAGTAATGGCGGGCTCCGGGATTGGTTTCTGCGGCCGCCAGGGCCTGCAAGGCGACTATGCGGTGTTCGGTGGCGGCCTGGTGTTCCGGGCTCAGCCGCAGCACATAGTCAGTCAGCTCCAGCACCCATTGATGGTCTTCGTTACCGGCAGCCTTCTCCACAGCAGTCATCAATGCATCTTCACCGCCGGCCAGTTGGGCCATGCGCTTGGCTTTTTCTCCGGGTGGCGTAGGGTGCAGATTGCTGGGGTTGCCATCGAACCAGCCAAGTGTTCCGCCAAAGACCATACGGGCCGACCACTCCGGTTTGCCATAAAACTCCTGCAGGAACGGGGACTGCGCCAGGCGGGGCGGCAGGCGGATTTCATGGGCAATGTCATCAGGCGTTTTGCCGGCATTCATCATTCGGATGGTCTGATCATAGACGTAGCGAATAGCATCCCGGTAGTCGGTCAGGTGCTTGCGGATCTCCGCTTTGCCTGTCACCGGGCGTGAGTGGCCGGGTACCAAATATTCCGGCTCCAGATCCCGCATCATTTCCAGGCTGTCAGCCCAGGTTTTCGGGTCCCGGTAGCTGGTGCCGCGAATGGTGTAGAGGTTGGGAAAGGCGCGGTAGAAGTTGTCGCCCGGCAGCAGCACTTTCTGTTTTGGTAGCCACACCACCACCTGGTCGTCGGTCTCGCCAGGGGCGTGCTTGAGTATCATCTCCACACCGCCTACGGTAATGCTCAGCTCGTCCTGAAAGGTCTTAGTCGGTCGCAGAATCTGCAGGGTGCTGTGTTCCTGTAAATCCACAAAGGGGCCGATACCCACATTGGTTCGGTCGGCATCGGGCAGCCGGCTGCCGTACATACGAAAAGAACGCTGGGTGATGATGGGCTGGAGTACACTCACGGTCCGGTCGACTGCTTTCTCCAGAGAGTGGTGAGCATAAATTTCGACCGGGTCGCCGTTGTTGATAAAAGCTGGCGCTCCATGGATATGGTCTGGATGCGAGTGGGTATAGATAATGGCCCGCACTGGCTTGTCAGTGATTGCCCTGAAGCGCTTGGCGATTCGTTCCGCCGCTTCCAGGGATTCCATGGTGTCGACAATCGTGACGGCATCATCGCCTTCGATCATGGTGGAATTGGCGATGCCGAAGCCAACGGCAACGTAAACGCCGTCGGTGACTTCAATCACGTCTTCCCGGAATTCTTCGCCATGGCGGTCAAGCGCTTCGGGTGTCAGGGTTCCGGATGCCGGCGGCCTGTCGGTGCCGGAAGGGCTGCAGGCGGAAATCAGGAGGACGCTCAGTAACAGGAAGGTGATGCGGGGCATGGTGAGATCCTTAGTGTTGTTGTTTCTGGTAGCGAGCATGAGTGTTGCACTGATCGTCACTGATGAACGAGGTGGCATTACTGTTGGCCCGTGAAGTGATGGAAGAGTATCAGGTCTTTATCTATCTGGTGGCTATCTGCCTGGGCCTTTTGGTGGGAGTGTGGATGCCCGACCTTGGTGGGCGTCTGGAATGGCTTCTTTGGCCGCTACTGGGCTCTTTGCTCTACGCGACTTTTACCCAAGTGCCGCTGGTGCGCCTGCGGGATGCGTTTACAACGCCTCGATATATGTTCGCGGCGGTGATTGGCAACTTTCTTTTGCTACCATGCATCGCTTGGGGATTAATGGCCCTTGGCCCGGCTATTCCAGCTGTCCAGTTGGGCCTGATGCTGGTCTTGTTGGTGCCCTGTACCGACTGGTTTATCACCTTTACCCATTTGGGGGGCGGTGACACCAGAAGTGCCATTGCGTTCACACCCATTAGCCTTTTGCTCCAGCTGCTGCTGTTGCCATTTTACGTGTGGTTGTTCCTGGGCACAGAGATCACCGCCAGTGTGGTCCAGCAGGAGTTGATACTGGCATTCGTCGGGTTGATGGTCGCGCCCCTGATTGCCGCTTATCTGACGGAAACCTGGGTGGCGCGGAGCAAAAACCGGCAATCTGTTGTGATAGCTCTTGGTTGGCTGCCAGTACCCTTGTTGGCCCTGGTGGTCTTCTGTATTGCAGCCGCGCAAGTGAATCTGGTCTTGGAGTGGGTTGGACTTCTTCCCTGGCTATTCCTGCTCTTTACAGCATTCTTGCTGGCTGCCGGGATGCTGTCGGTGGTCGTCGCCAAGGTTGCGCGGTTACCGGCCAAGCAGGGCAGGGTGTTGGCGTTCAGTTTTGGTAGCCGGAATTCGTTTGTTGTCCTCCCACTGGCACTGTCATTACCTGCCTCGTATGAGCTGGCCGTGGTTGTGGTGGTGTTTCAATCCCTGGTGGAGCTTTTCGGGATGGCTTTTTTCCTGTGGTGGGTTCCCAAGAAGCTCCACCGTTAACCTCCCTGGCCTGAATTACGCTGGTTTGTCTGAATGCCCGAGGGAGTGCTCTGGCGCTATCTGATCCCGTACCAGCTGTTTCAATTGCTTGATGTCCGGGAAGCCTCCCTGTTCCTTGCGGGACCAGATACGGGTGTCGTTTACCCAGACTTCGAAGATGCCGCCGGTGCCGGGTTTCAGGGTAAGTTCGTCGACCATGCCGTCAAAGGTGGTGAGCAGTTCCTGGGCCATCCAGGTGGATCTCAGCATCCAGTTACAGCCGGTGCAGTAATGAAGGGTGATTCTGGTTGTCATGGCTTTGAAATTCCTGCCTTTTTTGCCCTGGCCGCGTGCAGCTTCTTGTAGCTCTCGATCATCTTCAGGTGCCGGTCCAGACCGCGCAGGTCCATGCCGGTTTCTTCCAGGCCATAGAAGCGGACCGTGCCGTTAATGGAGCCGACCACGGCGTCCATTACCCCGTCACCAAACATACGGCGGAAGTTGTAGAGGTAGTCGTCCAGCGCCAGTTCTTCATTCAGCGTCGCTTCCAGGGCTGCGTTCATGGCCTGGTAGAACAGGCCCCGTTCTACGGTGTTGTCGTTAAACTGCAGGAACATGTCCACCAGCTCCTGGGCCTCTTCCAGCTCGCCCAGTGCCAGGTAGATGAGCAGTTTCAGCTCCAGAATGGTGAGCTGGCCCCACACGGTGTTCTCATCAAACTCGATGCCGGTGAGGGTGACGATGGTCATGTACACGTCCAGCTCGGCCTCTTCCAGGCGCTGCACCAGATCGGCCAGCTCGTCTTCATTCAAACGGTGCAGGTTGAGGATGTCTTCCCGGAATTCCAGCGCCATGTTGGTGTTGTCCCACACCAGGTCTTCTACCGGATACACCTCGGAATAGCCCGGCACCAGAATGCGGCACACCGGAGCGCCCAGGTCTTCGAACACGGCCATGTAGCAATCCTTGCCCATGTCCGAGAGGATGCCAAACAGGGTGGCGGCTTCTTCTTCGTTGGTGCCGGAGAAATCCCATTCGACAAAATCGTAGTCGGATTTGGCACTGAAGAAGCGCCAGGACACCACGCCGCTGGAATCGATAAAGTGCTCAACGTAGTTGTTGGGCTCAGTTACCGCCATGGAGTTGAACGTAGGCGCGGGCAGGTCGTTCAGGCCTTCAAAGCTCCGGCCCTGCAGCAGTTCGGTCAGGCTGCGTTCCAGTGCCACGTGGAAGCTGGGGTGCGCACCGAAGGAGGCAAACACGCCACCGGTCTTCGGGTTCATCAGGGTCACGCACATCACCGGGAACTGACCACCCAGTGAGGCGTCTTTTACCAGTACCGGGAAGCCCTGTTCTTCCAGGGCTTTGATACCCTCAACGATCTCCGGGTACTTGGCCAGCACGCTCTCCGGCACATCCGGCAGGGCGATTTCGTTTTCGATGATCTCTTTCTTCACCGCCCGCTCGAAGATTTCCGACAGGCACTGTACCTGGGCTTCCTGCAGGGTGTTGCCGGCGCTCATGCCGTTGCTCAGGTACAGGTTCTCGATCAGATTGGAGGGGAAGTAAACGGTTTCCCCGTCCGACTGCCGCACATAGGGAATGCTGCAGATACCGCGCTCCGGCGTGCCGGAGTTGGTGTCGAACAGGTGGGTACCGAGCAGCTCGCCGTCCGGGTTGAAAATCTCCAGGCAGTAGTCGTCGAGAATGCCCTCGGGCAACTCGCCTTCCGGGCCGGGCTGGAACCATTTCTCGTTCGGGTAATGCACGAACTCGCTGTTGGCGATGTCCTGGCCGAAATACTGATCGTTGTAGAAGAAGTTGCAGTTCAGCCGCTCGATGAACTCACCGAGGGCCGAGCACAGGGCGGCCTCCTTGGTGGCGCCCTTGCCGTTGGTGAAGCACATGTGGGCGGCGGTATCACGCACGTGCAGGGACCACACGTGAGGCACAATGTTGCGCCAGGAGGCAATTTCGATTTTCATGCCCAGGTCTGCCAGGATGCCGCTCATGTTGGCGATAGTGGTTTCCAGGGGCAGGTCTTTGCCTTCGATGTAAGTATTCGCTTCGCCCTCCGGCTTCACGGTAAGCAGTGCCTGGGCGTCTTCGTCCAGGTTTTCCACCACTTCGATCTGGAAATCCGGGCCGGTTTGAACCACTTTTTTCACGGTGCAACGGTCGATGGAGCGGATGATGCCCTGGCGGTCCTTGTCGGAGATGTCTTCCGGCAGCTCGACCTGGATCTTGAAAATCTGCTTGTAGCGGTTTTCCGGGTCTACAATGTTGTTTTGCGACAGGCGGATGTTGTCGGTGGGGATATCCCGGGCGTTGCAGTAAACCTTCACAAAGTAGGCCGCGCACATGGCGGACGAGGCCAGGAAATAATCAAAGGGGCCGGGTGCCGAGCCATCGCCTTTGTAGCGCACGGGCTGGTCAGAGACGACCGTGAAATCGTCAAATTTGGCCTCAAGCCTCAGGTTGTCGAGATAATTGACTTTGATTTCCATGGGCAGCTTACCGGATTCAGAAATATGAGCAGTTTACGCGGAATAGACGAGGTAATCCCCGATGCGCGGGATGGTCTCACAAAAACCGAAAGGACGATACTTTACGTCCTCAGTGAAACCCAGCAGGAGCTGGGTGGCCGCAATGTGCCTACGGTGATGCTCTATGGCCGGGTGCTGGAGTACGTGAACATCAGCGAGCAGGAATTACACCTGTACCTGGACCGGCTTGGGGTAAAGGGTGATGGCCGCTAAGGGCGCTGGCTGCTGAAGTCTCTCGGGTCCAGCCGATAATAGCCGCACAGGGCTTTGTAGACGTCTGGTTGGGCTTCAAGCAGATGTTCCGGTTGTTGAAAAAAAGTTTCCGTCAGTACCGCAAAGAATTCCGCCGGTTCAGTGGCTCCGTAAGGGTCAAGCCAGGGCTTGTGGTGATGTGCCAGCCGATGTTGCAGGTGGTCCCAGGCCTTGGTCATGGTTTCCTGCCAGTTCCGGGCCTGCTCGCCATACAGTGGTGGTGCGCCATCGGCGGTGCCGTCCAGGTAGTCCAGCTGGTGGGCGAATTCGTGAAGGATCACATTATGGGGGCTGTGTGGCTCGGCGATGGCGTTTTCGCACTCGCTCCAGGCCAGTACCACCTGGCCACGGGAGGAAGCTTCGCCGGCGCGAACCTGGTCACTGTGGCTTACCACCAGGCCGTCGCTCTCAGTGCCCTGGGCCCGGTAGACGTCCGGATACACCAGAATACTTTGCACCTCGTCGTAGTCTGAAAACGGCCTTTCCAGAATCAGCAGGCAGGCATGGCCGGCAATGGTTACGCGCACTCTGTCGTCTACCTCAAAGCCATCGCAGCCGTAATAGGCCTTCTCTGAGACAAACAGCTGCACCAGGCGCTCCAGCCGCTTCCTTTGCTGCGGTGCCAACCGTTTGTAGGCGGGCACCTGCTTTTTCAGGTAGCTGCGCCAGGGTTTGGGGAAGGGCTGCTGTAGTTCCCGCTTTCGCCGCCAGTTTCGGTAGAAAAACAGATAGAACAGTGACCCGGAGATCAGAAGTGTGGCAAAGATGGCGAATAAAACCGCTGTGGACATTCGGGTTCCCATTACCATGGCTGGTGGTTGTGTTTGCGGTGATCATACCTGATTCTGTTAGCAACAGTGGTCCGACCGGGAGTCACAATGAAGTACATTTTTGAGGTTACGGTTAAAGAGGGTTTTACCGCCGAGGATTATGCAGATGCCTGGGTAAGAGCCAGCGAGCTGATTCAGCAGGCGCCTGGGGCTCGCGGCACGGAATTGCACCGGAAGATCGGTGAGCCGAACAAGCTGATTGCCATCGCCAGCTGGGACAGCAAGGCAGACCGGGATGCCATGGACGCAACCAAGGACCCCCGGATTATGGACATCATCAAAAGTGCGGCGCCGTTTGTGGAAATCCGACCCCTGGGTGAATTTGAAGACCCGGAATGGGTGGTGATGCCGCCCGGATACAACGGGTAATCAATGGTCATCGAGCTTGTTCAGCGTCAGGTCTTTGTCCAAACGATAGGTATCGAAATCTTTGGCCAGGAACAGGTGGCCTCTTTAGTGACCGGGTTGGTGTTCCGGCGGATGTGCCCAGGAAAGTAAATTCCATCGTGCCTCGTTTCGCGGTAATGTGCCCCCTAATGATACGAAACCTTTTACCGAGAGGATACGTGCCGCACCATGTCTGACCTGAAAGACCCCCGGGTACTGTTCGCCGCAGAGCGCACTCTGTTGGCCTGGAACCGCACCAGCCTTGGGCTGACAGCCTTCGGCTTCCTGGTAGAACGGGCGGGTTTGCTGCTGGCGGCATTAGCCCCGGAGACCGGCAATAGCATGAACCTGGTAGCCATGTATTGGTTGGGGATGCTGTTCATTCTGCTGGGTGCCGCCACAGCGTTTTATGCTACCCGCCAGTTTGCAGCGGTGTTGAAAACCCTGAGTCCTGAAGAATTTCCCAACGGCTATAACGCCCGCTGGGGAATGACCATCAACCTGATCGTGGCGTTCCTCAGCCTGGCACTGGCAGCCGCCCTGTTTGTCAGCCAGTACTAACACAATCCAAGAACGACAGAACCAAAGGAGTCACACCTTGTCTGAACTAGCCAACTACGAAAGCTTCAATATCGAAGTAAAAGACCATATTGCCCACGTGCAGTTCAGTCGCCCGGAAGCCCTGAACACCATGAACAAGGCATTCTGGCTGGAGCTGCCCCGTTGCGTGCAGGACATCGAAGCCAATACCGATGCCCGGGTGATTGTGATTTCCTCCACCGGCAAACACTTTTCCGCCGGCATGGATCTGGGCGTATTCTCTGATCCAAAATCCGTGCCCATGAGCGGTGATCCGGGCCGGATGGCGGAGAACCTTCGCCGGGTGGTGCTGCAACTGCAGGATACCCTCACATCCTTGGAGAGAGTGCGTTTGCCGGTATTGGCAGCGGTTCATGGCGGCTGCATTGGCGGTGCCCTGGATCTGGTGTGTGCGGCCGACAGCCGTTACTGCACCGCGGATGCCTATTTCACTATCAAGGAAACCGAGCTGGGCATGACCGCCGATGTGGGCACCCTGCAGCGTCTGCCCAAGCTGATGCCCGAGGGCGTGGTGCGGGAATTGGCCTACACCGGGCGCAAGTTCGGGGCAGAGGAAGCTCACCGCCTTGGTTTCGTGAACACGGTATACGAATCCCAGGAAGCGATGCTGGAAGGCGTCATGGCCATTGCGGCGCAGATTGCGGCCAATTCGCCCCTGGCGGTGACCGGATGCAAGGAAATGATTAACTTCAGCCGTGATCACAGTGTGGAAGACAGCCTCAAGTACATGGCTACCTGGCAGTCTGGCATGTTCCGCCCCACCGACATGATGAAATCCTTCCAGGCCAAGGCCCAGAAACAGGCACCCGTTTACGATGACCTGTTCCCGGTCAAGGATCTGTTCTCTAACTGATCCATGCCTGACCGCCGGAGCTCCTCAATCTCAACATCTGCCGCCCTGTTGTTCCAGGGCGGCATTGGTCTGGTTGGCCTTCTGGCCATCTGGCTGTTTGGTATTCCGATACTGTCGGGCGGCCTGAGCCTTACCGAGGCGGTTTTGTTTGGCGTGATAGGTGCTGGTGTTACCTATCTCTCGCTGCTGTTGCTGACCCAAAATTCCTGGTTGTTCCCCGATGACCTCAGCAGCCAGATGCAAGCGCTCTATGATTTTGTGTCCGGTTACCGCTGGCCGGTGTTACTGGCATTGGCTGTGCTCGCCGGCGTCGGTGAAGAACTTCTGTTCCGGGGCGCGATACAGGGCTGGTTACTGCAATACACCGGGC from the Marinobacter sp. LQ44 genome contains:
- the pdhA gene encoding pyruvate dehydrogenase (acetyl-transferring) E1 component subunit alpha gives rise to the protein MRQIHEFHVDSTRYLDDHGKPLGELPPQAGNTDRVLAAYRNMVLTRTFDSKAIALQRTGKCGTYPSVLGHEVAGTAIGQGMAKSDVFVPYYRDQAAHLLRGVSLTELLLYWGGDERGSAWQNCPEDLPISVPIATQCCHAVGVAAAMKIRDENRAVVCCIGDGGTSKGDFLESINLAGAWHLPVVFVVINNQWAISTPRSLQSGAETIAQKAISAGLPGHIVDGNDYFATVEALDTALDRAHGGKGATVIEAVTYRLGDHTTADDATRYRTAEDLKRAWEKDGIKRLQNWLHDNGHWSPDKEKSLQAECKQTVERAVEKYLAMEAEPPTAMLDYLFETLPAALQPQREQIASKYRGGDL
- a CDS encoding alpha-ketoacid dehydrogenase subunit beta; this translates as MSQAKRSIETRDVTLVEAVNMALHRAMADDANVVVLGEDIATNGGVFRATVGLKEAFGFKRVMDTPLAENLIAGTAIGMATQGLRPVAEFQFMGFIYAGMEQIVSHAARMRNRTRGRLHCPLVFRAPFGGGIHAPEHHSESTEALFAHIPGLRVVIPSSPQRAYGLLLAAIRNPDPVVFLEPKRIYRAVTQSVEDNGEALPLDTCFTLREGDDVTLITWGACVQETLQAADKLAEQGVSCEVIDVATVSPLDRETLLCSVAKTGRAVIVHEACRNGGVGAEVAASIAEGAFLDLQAPVVRVTGYDTIMPYYRNEQYYLPQVEDIVKAVEQVIAL
- a CDS encoding dihydrolipoamide acetyltransferase family protein, which produces MKNFKLPDLGEGLPEAEIVEWHIKVGDTVDVDQVLVSVETAKAIVEVPSPQAGTIAKLYGEPGDIIHTGEPLLAFEGEGDDTGTVVGELKSSGKGDGNGAQQDQFIVGAAPSSKRARANRATPGVRALAERLGVGLETIKGSGPGGLITTDDVHKQASHQKQLGDAEPLRGTRRTMAKNMALSHAQVVPVSIFEDVDIGDWKKGTDITMRLVQAIGKACEAVPELNCWFDGDNLSRQLLNEVHVGIAVDTPDGLFVPVLRDITHRSQKDLRQGLENLREAVATRKIPPKEMQGATITLSNFGTMTGQYANPIVSPPQVAIVGAGRIRDKVVPYNGTATIRRILPLSLTFDHRAATGGEASRFLGAMVQALNNAS
- a CDS encoding copper chaperone PCu(A)C translates to MNRTHLFSVGLLFAATTLAAPVLAHDYSQGDIHIEHPWSRPTPPGTPMGVGYMVISNHGNQDVTLTSAQSPRASNVSIHETHMHDGVMRMSPVKGGLVIPAGETVELKPHSYHLMLEQLTQPLAEGELIPVELAFDGAEGMAVELEVHPLDGKEKAMDHSGMHHH
- a CDS encoding alkyl sulfatase dimerization domain-containing protein, whose translation is MPRITFLLLSVLLISACSPSGTDRPPASGTLTPEALDRHGEEFREDVIEVTDGVYVAVGFGIANSTMIEGDDAVTIVDTMESLEAAERIAKRFRAITDKPVRAIIYTHSHPDHIHGAPAFINNGDPVEIYAHHSLEKAVDRTVSVLQPIITQRSFRMYGSRLPDADRTNVGIGPFVDLQEHSTLQILRPTKTFQDELSITVGGVEMILKHAPGETDDQVVVWLPKQKVLLPGDNFYRAFPNLYTIRGTSYRDPKTWADSLEMMRDLEPEYLVPGHSRPVTGKAEIRKHLTDYRDAIRYVYDQTIRMMNAGKTPDDIAHEIRLPPRLAQSPFLQEFYGKPEWSARMVFGGTLGWFDGNPSNLHPTPPGEKAKRMAQLAGGEDALMTAVEKAAGNEDHQWVLELTDYVLRLSPEHQAATEHRIVALQALAAAETNPGARHYYLTSAAELAGNITLPLMAVTPNDTMLEGIPIRAFFDGMSVNLEGDAAWDIYQSVVFEFPDLEQSFTLTVRGGASELRKGASEDASIHVRIDSLDFKRMLAGIRNPALAILSDFEYVQGGRIGFTRFIQLFEPNLET
- a CDS encoding arsenic resistance protein translates to MNEVALLLAREVMEEYQVFIYLVAICLGLLVGVWMPDLGGRLEWLLWPLLGSLLYATFTQVPLVRLRDAFTTPRYMFAAVIGNFLLLPCIAWGLMALGPAIPAVQLGLMLVLLVPCTDWFITFTHLGGGDTRSAIAFTPISLLLQLLLLPFYVWLFLGTEITASVVQQELILAFVGLMVAPLIAAYLTETWVARSKNRQSVVIALGWLPVPLLALVVFCIAAAQVNLVLEWVGLLPWLFLLFTAFLLAAGMLSVVVAKVARLPAKQGRVLAFSFGSRNSFVVLPLALSLPASYELAVVVVVFQSLVELFGMAFFLWWVPKKLHR
- a CDS encoding SelT/SelW/SelH family protein, with protein sequence MTTRITLHYCTGCNWMLRSTWMAQELLTTFDGMVDELTLKPGTGGIFEVWVNDTRIWSRKEQGGFPDIKQLKQLVRDQIAPEHSLGHSDKPA
- a CDS encoding OsmC domain/YcaO domain-containing protein, whose protein sequence is MEIKVNYLDNLRLEAKFDDFTVVSDQPVRYKGDGSAPGPFDYFLASSAMCAAYFVKVYCNARDIPTDNIRLSQNNIVDPENRYKQIFKIQVELPEDISDKDRQGIIRSIDRCTVKKVVQTGPDFQIEVVENLDEDAQALLTVKPEGEANTYIEGKDLPLETTIANMSGILADLGMKIEIASWRNIVPHVWSLHVRDTAAHMCFTNGKGATKEAALCSALGEFIERLNCNFFYNDQYFGQDIANSEFVHYPNEKWFQPGPEGELPEGILDDYCLEIFNPDGELLGTHLFDTNSGTPERGICSIPYVRQSDGETVYFPSNLIENLYLSNGMSAGNTLQEAQVQCLSEIFERAVKKEIIENEIALPDVPESVLAKYPEIVEGIKALEEQGFPVLVKDASLGGQFPVMCVTLMNPKTGGVFASFGAHPSFHVALERSLTELLQGRSFEGLNDLPAPTFNSMAVTEPNNYVEHFIDSSGVVSWRFFSAKSDYDFVEWDFSGTNEEEAATLFGILSDMGKDCYMAVFEDLGAPVCRILVPGYSEVYPVEDLVWDNTNMALEFREDILNLHRLNEDELADLVQRLEEAELDVYMTIVTLTGIEFDENTVWGQLTILELKLLIYLALGELEEAQELVDMFLQFNDNTVERGLFYQAMNAALEATLNEELALDDYLYNFRRMFGDGVMDAVVGSINGTVRFYGLEETGMDLRGLDRHLKMIESYKKLHAARAKKAGISKP
- a CDS encoding zinc-dependent peptidase, whose protein sequence is MSTAVLFAIFATLLISGSLFYLFFYRNWRRKRELQQPFPKPWRSYLKKQVPAYKRLAPQQRKRLERLVQLFVSEKAYYGCDGFEVDDRVRVTIAGHACLLILERPFSDYDEVQSILVYPDVYRAQGTESDGLVVSHSDQVRAGEASSRGQVVLAWSECENAIAEPHSPHNVILHEFAHQLDYLDGTADGAPPLYGEQARNWQETMTKAWDHLQHRLAHHHKPWLDPYGATEPAEFFAVLTETFFQQPEHLLEAQPDVYKALCGYYRLDPRDFSSQRP